The following coding sequences are from one Arthrobacter sp. 24S4-2 window:
- a CDS encoding bifunctional salicylyl-CoA 5-hydroxylase/oxidoreductase has protein sequence MKIAIVGGGPGGLYFAALMKQLDPSHDITLWERNAATDTFGFGVVFSDETLGGIGNADPVVAEYMSRRFARWSDIDIHFRGETLIVGGQGFAAMSRKELLELLQRRCAELGVDVRFSTLAPPIQELEAGYDLVLASDGVNSQIRATYAQSFGPSLDPRPNKFMWLGTDQVFEAFKFFVKDTKYGTMQIHGYPYSDEGSTFIVEMSPDVWEAAGFDETATEVFAPGVSDEKAISKIRDIFAEELAGHEVLANNSKWLNFTTVRNRSWRHGNIVLLGDAAHTAHFSIGSGTKLAMEDSLALAACLHEHQDLETALAAYETERRPVVESTQRAAQASLEWFERIGQYRGQEPTQFAFNLLTRSRRITQENLRLRDPEFAGAVDKHFADSQGLPDVAPAMFQPYRIGGLELKNRIIVSPMDMYSATDGVPGNFHLVHLGSKALGGAGLVMTEMVCVSAEGRITPGCSGLYTDEQQHSWKSIVDFVHERSTAKIGLQIGHSGRKGSTRLMWEGIDEPLEIGNWQPVGPSALPYGAGNQVPREIDTTEMDRVKADFVDAARRGAEAGFDLLEVHAAHGYLLSSFLSPISNQRTDKYGGSLENRLRFPLEVFDAVRAVWPADRPITVRISATDWIEGGNNSDDSIGIAQAFVDHGAAGIDVSTGQISKDEKPAFGRSYQTPFADRIRQEVAAPAGVAVIAVGAISTYDDVNSVLLAGRADLVALGRTHLYDPQWTLHAAAEQEYHGPGSQWIPQFRAGRRKPPSGRTDAVRPRLSLLKEPDSITPDGHLRWTPGVAAAEPVLTQ, from the coding sequence ATGAAGATCGCAATCGTCGGAGGCGGCCCCGGAGGCCTGTACTTCGCAGCACTAATGAAGCAGCTGGACCCCTCCCACGACATCACGCTCTGGGAACGCAACGCCGCCACAGACACCTTCGGTTTCGGCGTCGTGTTCTCCGATGAAACCCTCGGGGGCATCGGCAACGCCGACCCGGTGGTTGCCGAATACATGAGCCGGCGGTTTGCCCGGTGGTCCGACATCGACATCCACTTCCGCGGCGAAACCCTCATCGTCGGAGGCCAGGGATTCGCAGCAATGAGCCGCAAGGAACTGCTTGAGCTGCTCCAGCGCCGCTGCGCTGAACTGGGCGTGGACGTGCGTTTCAGCACGCTCGCCCCGCCCATCCAGGAGCTCGAGGCCGGCTACGACCTGGTCCTGGCTTCCGACGGTGTCAACTCCCAGATCCGGGCAACCTATGCGCAGTCTTTTGGCCCGAGCCTTGATCCCCGGCCCAACAAGTTCATGTGGCTTGGCACGGACCAGGTTTTCGAAGCGTTCAAGTTCTTCGTCAAGGACACCAAATACGGCACCATGCAGATCCACGGATACCCATACTCTGACGAAGGTTCCACGTTCATCGTCGAAATGTCCCCGGATGTGTGGGAGGCAGCAGGCTTCGACGAGACTGCTACCGAGGTATTCGCCCCCGGCGTGTCCGACGAAAAGGCAATCAGCAAAATCCGCGACATTTTCGCCGAAGAACTCGCCGGACACGAGGTGCTGGCCAACAACTCCAAGTGGCTGAACTTCACCACGGTCCGCAACCGCAGCTGGCGCCACGGGAATATCGTGCTGCTTGGCGACGCCGCCCACACCGCCCACTTTTCCATCGGATCCGGCACCAAACTCGCCATGGAAGACTCCCTGGCCCTGGCCGCGTGCCTCCACGAGCACCAAGATCTTGAAACCGCACTGGCCGCCTACGAGACCGAGCGCCGTCCCGTCGTCGAATCCACACAACGAGCCGCTCAGGCTTCGCTGGAATGGTTCGAACGGATCGGACAGTACAGAGGGCAGGAACCCACGCAATTCGCGTTCAACCTGCTCACCCGCTCGCGCCGGATCACCCAGGAGAACCTGCGCCTCCGCGACCCGGAATTCGCCGGCGCCGTGGACAAACACTTCGCCGATTCCCAAGGATTGCCCGACGTCGCGCCCGCAATGTTCCAGCCATACCGCATCGGCGGACTCGAATTGAAGAACCGGATCATAGTCTCCCCCATGGACATGTACTCCGCCACGGACGGCGTTCCGGGGAACTTCCATTTAGTACACCTCGGCTCCAAAGCCCTTGGCGGGGCGGGACTGGTGATGACGGAGATGGTTTGCGTGTCCGCCGAAGGACGCATCACTCCCGGATGCTCTGGCCTCTATACAGACGAGCAGCAGCACAGCTGGAAGTCCATCGTCGACTTTGTCCACGAACGTTCGACGGCAAAGATCGGGTTGCAGATTGGACATTCCGGCCGCAAGGGATCCACGCGCCTGATGTGGGAGGGCATCGACGAGCCCCTCGAAATCGGGAACTGGCAACCGGTCGGCCCGTCCGCCTTGCCGTACGGGGCCGGCAACCAGGTTCCGCGCGAAATCGACACCACCGAAATGGACCGGGTCAAAGCCGACTTCGTTGATGCTGCCCGCCGCGGCGCAGAAGCCGGATTCGACCTCCTCGAGGTTCACGCCGCCCACGGATACCTTCTGTCCTCTTTCCTTTCGCCAATTTCCAACCAGCGCACCGACAAGTATGGCGGCAGCCTGGAGAACAGGCTGCGCTTCCCGCTTGAGGTCTTCGACGCAGTCCGCGCTGTCTGGCCTGCGGACAGGCCGATTACTGTGCGGATCTCGGCGACCGACTGGATCGAGGGTGGCAACAACTCCGACGATTCAATCGGCATCGCGCAGGCATTCGTTGACCATGGTGCAGCGGGCATCGACGTCTCCACGGGTCAGATCTCAAAGGATGAGAAGCCGGCGTTTGGCCGCAGCTACCAGACGCCCTTCGCCGACCGGATCCGGCAGGAGGTCGCCGCGCCGGCTGGAGTGGCCGTGATTGCCGTGGGCGCCATCTCCACCTACGACGATGTCAACTCCGTCCTCCTGGCCGGACGCGCGGACCTCGTGGCACTCGGACGCACACACCTGTACGACCCGCAGTGGACATTGCACGCTGCCGCTGAACAGGAATACCACGGCCCTGGGTCACAGTGGATTCCGCAGTTCAGGGCCGGTCGCCGCAAGCCCCCGAGCGGCCGTACCGATGCCGTCCGTCCGCGGTTGTCCCTCCTCAAGGAACCTGATTCCATCACACCCGACGGGCACTTGCGTTGGACACCCGGTGTCGCCGCTGCGGAGCCGGTCCTCACCCAATAG
- a CDS encoding AMP-binding protein, whose product MTSTSSAHVDTFTRDHLPPANLWPALEFTLPELQYPEKLNAASVLIDGGVTEYGPDRAALHTPDGTTWTYGELQQRANQAAQVLTEDFGVVPGNRVLLRGPNNPWLVAAWLGTLKAGAVVVTTMPMLRAAEVSTLIGLTKPVVAISDHRFVDELSAAAGADTTVLSYGGDGVDDFIARCSAKDGHFSDVETSADDVALLGPTSGTTGAPKVTMHFHRDILATADTFARHILQPTSGDVFAGSPPIAFTFGLGGLVIFPLRFGASSLLTERAAPVELAENAAAAGATILFTAPTAYRAILKAGRGELLSRLRIAVSAGEHLPKETWEAVRNATGVRLVNGIGATELLHVFISAAGDDIRPGTTGKAVPGYRAVILDDAGMEAGPNQPGRLAVIGPTGCRYMDDDRQTKYVDNGWNVTGDTFVQDEDGYFTYQSRSDNMIVSSGYNIGAPEVEAAIDQHPDVVENAVVARADEERGSVVCAFIVLREGVNADDAKRKEIQDFVKATIAPYKYPRDVRFVDELPRNPSGKLQHFKLRDRLEHENDQLAGAAATQP is encoded by the coding sequence ATGACATCCACATCATCGGCCCACGTGGATACCTTTACCAGGGACCACCTACCACCGGCCAACCTTTGGCCTGCGCTCGAGTTCACCCTTCCGGAGCTCCAGTACCCCGAAAAGCTCAATGCTGCGTCAGTGCTGATCGACGGCGGAGTCACCGAATACGGGCCAGACCGTGCCGCGCTGCACACACCTGACGGCACAACCTGGACCTACGGCGAACTCCAGCAACGTGCGAACCAGGCAGCGCAGGTGCTGACCGAGGACTTCGGCGTCGTCCCGGGCAACCGCGTCCTGCTGCGCGGTCCAAACAACCCGTGGCTGGTGGCCGCCTGGCTCGGAACCCTGAAGGCCGGCGCCGTTGTCGTCACCACCATGCCGATGCTCCGCGCCGCCGAGGTCAGCACGTTGATCGGGCTCACCAAACCAGTGGTGGCGATCTCGGATCACCGCTTCGTCGACGAACTGTCCGCGGCAGCCGGCGCCGACACCACAGTCCTGTCCTATGGAGGAGATGGTGTCGATGATTTTATCGCCCGCTGTTCTGCGAAAGACGGCCATTTTAGCGATGTTGAAACCTCCGCGGACGACGTCGCGCTCCTGGGACCGACGTCAGGGACCACCGGCGCACCGAAAGTCACCATGCACTTCCACCGTGACATCCTCGCCACCGCAGACACCTTCGCCCGCCATATTCTCCAGCCCACCTCCGGGGATGTGTTTGCGGGATCACCGCCTATTGCCTTCACCTTCGGGCTCGGGGGTCTGGTGATCTTCCCGTTGCGATTCGGCGCCTCCTCACTTCTGACGGAGCGTGCCGCCCCGGTGGAACTGGCCGAAAATGCCGCCGCCGCCGGTGCCACCATCCTCTTCACGGCGCCCACGGCCTACCGGGCCATCCTCAAAGCCGGCCGCGGCGAACTACTCAGCCGCCTGCGGATCGCCGTCTCGGCCGGAGAGCACCTGCCGAAGGAAACGTGGGAAGCCGTGCGCAACGCCACCGGGGTCCGTCTGGTGAACGGTATCGGCGCGACCGAACTGCTCCACGTTTTCATCTCAGCTGCGGGCGACGACATCCGCCCCGGCACGACAGGAAAAGCTGTACCCGGCTACCGGGCAGTGATCCTGGACGACGCGGGCATGGAGGCCGGACCCAACCAGCCCGGCAGGCTCGCCGTCATAGGGCCCACCGGCTGCCGGTACATGGACGATGACCGACAGACGAAATACGTCGACAACGGCTGGAACGTTACCGGGGATACTTTCGTGCAGGACGAGGACGGGTACTTCACTTACCAGTCACGCTCGGACAACATGATCGTCTCCTCCGGATACAACATCGGCGCCCCCGAAGTCGAAGCAGCCATCGACCAGCACCCTGACGTCGTCGAAAACGCTGTCGTGGCACGGGCCGACGAGGAGCGAGGCAGCGTCGTCTGCGCCTTCATCGTCCTGCGCGAGGGCGTCAACGCAGACGACGCCAAACGCAAAGAGATCCAGGACTTCGTCAAGGCCACCATCGCCCCATACAAGTACCCGCGGGACGTCCGCTTCGTCGATGAACTCCCACGCAACCCCAGCGGCAAACTGCAGCACTTCAAGTTGCGCGACCGCCTCGAACACGAAAACGACCAGCTGGCCGGCGCAGCCGCCACCCAGCCGTAG